The Streptomyces pratensis genomic interval GCAGCTCGGCATCGAGGCCAAGGTCAAGACGCAGACCGCCGAGGCATGGGGCAACGACGTCGCCACCGGCAACTTCGACGCCACGCTGCACTGGACCAACAGTGGTGCCACGCCGTACGACATGTACCAGAACATCATGGACGGGGCGATCCTCCAGCCCGTCGGCAAGAGCTCCCAGCTCGGAAACTTCGGCCGCTTCAAGAGCCCCGAGGCCACCGCCGCGCTGAAGGCGTACGCCAACGCCACCGACGACGCCACGCGCACCAAGGCCATGAACACGCTCCAGAAGATCATGGTCGAGCAGGCACCGGTCGTCCCGACCGCGGCGGCGCCCATCGGCGCCGAGTACTCCACGAAGAACTGGGTCGGCTGGCCGACGGAGGAAGACCCCTACGCAGCCCCGCAGCACACCCAGCCCGACGCGCTGGAAGTCGTGCTGAACCTGAAGCCCGCCAAGTAGGAGGGTCCGGCAATCGGCGGGCGGCGTAACGGGGTTGGGCACACACTCTCCCGAGCTCTCGGCTTCGCCCGAGCAGGGAGGGGCCCCCAGCGGCGTCGTCGATCGGCAGGGCTCCGCGTCGCGTCGATCCTCCGCCTCGCAGCTGCACGCACCCGACCCCGCTCCTTCTTCCACCCCCCAATTGCCGGACCTCCAAGCACTGGGAAGAACCGACCATGACCACCGAACAGTCCGCACCCGTGCGCACCGAGAACGACGTCGTGCTCGAAGCACGCGGAGTCACCAAACACTTCCCCGTACGGCGCACCGCGGGCGACCTCCTCGCCCGCAGACACCGCACCGTCCACGCCGTCGACGACGTGTCGCTGAAGCTCCGGCGCGGCACCGTCACGGCGCTGGTGGGGGAGTCGGGCTCCGGGAAGTCCACCGTCGCACGGCTGCTCGCCCAGCTGTACCCGCTCACCTCCGGGGAGATACACCTGGGCGGCACGGCGGTGAAGGCCGGGCGTGGCCGGTCCTTCCGTACGTACGTCAAGCAGGTCCAGCTGATCTTCCAGGACCCCTTCGCCTCGCTCAACCCGGTGCACACCGTGCGCTACCACCTGACCCGGGCACTGAAGATCCACGGCCGGGCGGGGAGCGGGGACGCGGACCTGGAGAAGAACCTGGCCGCTCTGCTCGAACGCGTCCAGCTGACTCCTCCTCATCAGTTCCTGGACAAGTTCCCGCACGAGCTGTCGGGCGGGCAGCGCCAGCGCGTGGCGATCGCCCGCGCGCTCGGCGCCGACCCGCAGGTCCTGCTCGCCGACGAACCGGTCTCGATGCTCGACGTGTCGATCCGGCTCGGCGTCCTCAACCTGCTGCGCGACCTCAAGGAGCGGCTGCACCTCGCGATCCTCTACATCACCCACGACATCGCGTCGGCCCGCTACTTCGCGGACACCACGCTGGTGATGTACGCGGGCCGGATCGTCGAGGGCGGTGACAGCGAGACCGTCACCCAGCATCCCGCCCACCCCTACACCCAGCTGCTGATCGCCTCCGCGCCGGACCCCGACCGGGTCGCGGACGAGGAAGCGCAGGAAGAGACCGGAAGCGGCGAGCCGCCCTCACTGATCGCCCCGCCGGACGGCTGCCGCTTCCACCCCCGCTGCCCCAAGGCCATGGAGCGCTGCCGCACCGAACTGCCGCCGCGCTTCGACCTGGCGGACGGCCAGTGGGCCGCCTGCTGGCTGTACGACGGCACCACCGCCGAGGGAGCAGCGAAGTGAAGTACATCCTCCAGCGGCTCGCCTTCTACGCGGTCACCGCGTGGGCCGCCATCACCATCAACTTCCTGATCCCGCGCCTGATGCCCGGCGACCCGGTCGAGGCCCTGATGAGCCGGTACCAGGGGCAGCTCGACACCTCCGCCATAGCCTCCCTGAAGGCGCTGTTCGGGCTCGACGAGGACCAGTCCGTCTGGTCGCAGTACACCGACTACTGGTCGCACCTTCTCGACGGCGACCTCGGTCTGTCCTTCACCTTCTTCCCGACCCCGGTCGGTGAGGTGATCGCCCAGTCACTGCCCTGGACACTCGCGCTGGTCGGCATCACCACCCTGATCAGCTTCCTGCTCGGCACCGGCATCGGCGTCTACAGCGGCTGGCGGCGCGGCTCCTGGCTGGACGGGCTGCTGCCCGTGACCACCTTCATCTCGGCCATCCCCTACTTCTGGCTCGGCCTCATCGCCATCGCGGTGTTCGCGGTGAAGTGGCAGGTCTTCCCGGCCGCCGGAGGGTACGACAACTCCCTGGTCCCGGCCTTCGACTGGCCGTTCATCTCCAGCGCGCTCTACCACGGGGTGCTCCCCGGGGTGACGATCGTGCTGAGCGCCATCGCCGGCTGGATCCTCGGCATGCGGAACATGATGGTGACCGTCTCCTCCGAGGACTACGTGATGGTGGCGCAGGCCAAGGGGCTGTCCGAGCGGCGCGTGATGTTCTCCTACGCCGCACGCAACGCCGTCCTGCCCAACATCTCGGGCTTCGCCCTCTCGCTGGGCTTCATCGTCGGCGGCACGCTGCTGGTCGAGATGGTCTTCTCCTACCCGGGCATCGGCTTCCAGCTGTTCCAGGCCGTCGGGGCCAAGGACTACCCGCTGATGCAGGGCGTCTTCCTGATCATCACGCTGTCCGTGCTCGCGGCGAACCTGCTGGCCGACATGGCCTACGCCCTCCTCGACCCGCGCACCCGCAAGGAGGCCTGACGATCATGGCCGTCACCAGCACCGACGTAGTCGTCACGGACACCGCCCCCGCCGCGTCCCGGGCGAGGTTCCGCTTCCTGCGCGGCGGGAAGACCCGCACAGGGCTGCTGATCCTCGCGTTCTTCGTGATCCTCGCCGTGGCGGGCCCCTGGCTCGCCCCGTACGACCCGGACGCCATGAGCGACCAGCTGCTGCAACCGCCCTCCGCCGACCACTGGTTCGGTACGACGCAGACCGGGCAGGACGTCCTCTCGCAGATCCTGGTCGGCACCCGCGGCGTGCTGCTCGTCGGGTTCCTCGCCGGCATCCTGGCCACCGCGCTGTCCGTGCTCATCGGGGTCAGCGCGGGGTTCCTCGGCGGAGCCGCCGACGAGATCCTCTCCATGCTCTCCAACATCTTCCTCGTCATCCCGGGCCTGCCGCTGATCATCATCATCGCGAGCTTCGTCGAGGACACCGGGGACATGCTGATCGCCGCCGTCATCGCCCTCACCTCATGGGCCTGGGGGGCGCGTGTCCTGCGCGCCCAGACCCTGTCGCTCCGGCGCCGCGACTACGTGGAGGCGGCACGGGCCACCGGTGAGTCCACCTGGCGGATCATCCTGTTCGAGGTCATGCCGAACCTCACCGCCGTCATCGCGTCCGGCTTCGTCGGCACCGTCATCTTCGCGGTCCTCTCCGAGATCACCCTCGCCTTCATCGGTGTCGCCGACATCTCCCACTGGAACTGGGGCACGGTGCTCTTCTGGGCCCAGTCCAACCAGGCCCTGGCCCAGGGCGCCTGGTGGTGGTTCGTGCCCGCCGGACTGTGCATCGCCCTGCTGGGCACCGCCCTCTCGCTCATCAACTTCGGCATCGACGAGTTCGTCAACCCGCGCCTGCGCACCGCCACGGGGGCCTCCCGGAAGGTCCGGATGCGTGTCGGCTTCACCCCCGTCGCCCGCACCGCCGCACCCGCGGAGCCCGGCTTCACCCCGGTGGCCCGTGCCGGCGCGACCCCGTCACCCGGTGAGCCCGTGCCGCCGGGCACCCCCGAGTCGCCCGGAACGCCCAGCAAGGAGCACAGCGCATGACCGCCGAGCCGATCCTCACCATCAGCGGCCTGAACGTCGACTACGGAACCGGCACGAGCGGCGTCCGCGCGCTGCGGGACATCGATCTCACCCTGCACCGGGGTGAAGTCCTGGGCCTGGCGGGCGAGTCGGGCTCGGGCAAGTCCACACTCGCGTACGCGGTCACCCGGCTGCTGTCCCCGCCCGGGGTGATCACCGGAGGAGACGTCCACTACCACCGGCCGGGCGGTGAGGCCGTCGACATCCTCGCCCTGAGCCCGGACGAGCTGCGCGCCTTCCGCTGGCAGGAGCTGTCGATCGTGTTCCAGGGAGCGATGAACTCGCTGAACCCGGTGCACACGGTCCACAGCCAGCTGACCGACGTACTCACCGCGCACCGCCCCGGCATGAAGGCCGCCGAGCGCACCGCACGCGCCGAGGAGCTGCTCAACCTCGTCGGGATCTCGGCCGACCGGCTCGCCGCCTATCCGCACCAGCTCTCCGGTGGCATGCGCCAGCGCGTGATGATCGCCATGGCACTCGCCCTGGAACCCGAGATCGTCATCATGGACGAGCCCACCACCGCCCTCGACGTCGTGATGCAGCGCCAGATCCTGCGCAAGCTGGTGGAGCTGCGGGAGCGCCTCTCCTTCTCCGTCGTCTTCATCACCCACGACATCTCGCTGCTGATCGAGTTCTCCGACCGGATCGCGATCATGTACGGCGGACGGATAGTGGAGCAGGCGGGCGCCGCCGAGATCTACCGCGACCCCCGCCACCCCTACAGCGAGGGCCTCCTGCACTCCTTCCCCGCGCTGCACGGTCCCCGCCGCGAACTCACCGGCATCCCGGGGTCACCCCCGCACCTGTCCGCGATGCCCGCCGGCTGCGCCTTCCACCCACGCTGCGGCAAGGCCTTCGAGCCGTGCCGGGAGCGTGTCCCGGTCCTCGCCGCGCCGGACGCAGCCCAGGACCGCGAGGTCGCCTGCTGGCTGCACCACTGACCGCCCGCACCGCCGCCCACCACCCCACAGCGCAACCGGAGTTACGGAGAACCATGAACCTCGTCACGCCCCGCAGCAGCCTGCAGCCCGCCGCCGTCCAGGGACTCCCTGCCGACTTCCGCTGGGGCGTCGCCACCTCCTCGTACCAGATCGAGGGCGCCGCGTCGGAGGACGGCCGTACCCCGTCCATCTGGGACACCTTCTGCCGCGTGCCCGGCGCCGTGCACAACGCGGAGCACGGCGACGTGGCCTGCGACCACTACCACCGGATGCCCGAGGACGTGGAGCTGATCGCGGGCCTCGGCGTCGACACGTACCGCTTCTCGCTGGCCTGGCCCCGCATCCAGCCGGGCGGCCGGGGCCCCGCCAACGCCAAGGGCCTCGACTTCTACAAGCGGCTCGTCGACGAGCTCCAGGGCCGGGGCGTCACCCCCTGGATCACCCTCTACCACTGGGACCTGCCGCAGGAGCTGGAGGACGCGGGCGGCTGGCCGGCCCGTGACACCGCCCTGCGGTTCGCGGAGTACGCCATGCTCGCGTACGAGGCTCTCGGCGACCGGGTCGAGCACTGGACGACCCTCAACGAGCCGTGGTGCTCGGCGATGCTCGGCTACGCCTACGGGGCGCACGCCCCCGGCCGGACCGACATGGGTGACGCGATGGGCGCCGTCCACCACCTGCTCCTCGGCCACGGACTCGCCGCCCGGCAGATGCGCGAGGCCGCGGGGGACAACCCGCTCGAACTCGGCATCACCCTCAACCTCGGCACCGCCACCCCCGAGACCGACAGCGAGGCGGACCTGGAGGCCTGCCGCCGCGCCGACGGCATGGGCACGCGTCTCTACCTCGACCCGATCGTCCACGGCCGCTACCCGCAGGACATCGTCGACGACCTCGCGGCCCAGGGCGTCGAACTGCCCGTCCAGGAGGGCGATCTGGCCGCAATCGCCACCCCGCTCGACGTCCTCGGCGTCAACTTCTACCGCGGCGCGCTCTTCTCAGGTGTCACCGAGGACGGATCGCCGACCGACGCCGAAGGACTGCCCGTCGTCCGCGGGGTGGAGCGCGACCTTCCCCGTACGGCCATGGACTGGGAGATCACCCCGACCGAGCTCACCGCTCTCCTGCTGCGGCTCCAGCACGACTACGCGCTGCCGACCGTCATCACGGAGAACGGGGCCGCCTTCGACGACACGGTCGCAGCCGACGGCTCCGTCCCCGACGCCGACCGCACGGCCTACCTCGCCGACCACATCGCGGCCGTGTCCGAGGCCCGTCGCCAGGGCGCCGACGTCCGGGGCTACTTCGCCTGGTCGCTGATGGACAACTTCGAGTGGGCCTACGGCTACGACAAGAGGTTCGGCATCGTCCGCGTCGACTACGACACTCAGCTGCGGACACTCAAGGACAGCGCCAAGTGGTACCGCGACACGATCCGCCTCACCAGGAACGCCTCCACCGACCGACCCGTGGCCTGACCAGAAACAGGCCACTGCCCCGAACAGTCCCCGGAGCAGAGAAGAGCCGCACATGTCCCGAACACCGCACGTCCGCGCACGCCACCGGGCGAGACCGGCCACGGCCGCGCTCGCCGCCGCGACCGTCCTCGCCTCACTGCTCGCCGGGGCCGTCCCCAGCGCGGCGGCCGCCGAGGACCCCGCGCCCGTACTCGTCGACCGGTTCGAGGGCGAGGTGCCGTTCGGCAACCCGCCCGCCGACTCCCTGTTCACCTGGGGCGGCGACACGGACGACCACCCCGCTCTGAAGCTGGAGGAACGCGCCGACGCCCCCGAGGGCGGCAAGGTCCTCCAGGGTACGTACGACATCAGTGCCTGGGGCGGACTCAGTCACGAGTTCGCCGTCGACCAGCCGCCGAAGGACTGGACGGCCCACAAGGGCATCCGCTTCTGGTGGTACGGCCAGAACACCGCGCCCCTGCCGCCCGGTTCGGGCAAGCGGATCAACTTCGAGATCAAGGACGGCGGAGCCAACGGCGGCGCCTCCGAGCTGTGGACCACCTCCTTCACCGACGACTGGGAGGGCTGGCACCAGGTCGAGATCCCCTTCGCGGACTTCGTCTACCGGGCCGACTACCAGCCCGTCGGCGGCATCGACCAGATCCTCGGCCTGAACGAGATGTGGGGCTACGCGCTCACCCTCCCGACCGGCGCACCCGGCTCCTTCGCCATGGACGCCGTCGAGCTGTACGGCAAGGCCGAACCGGCCCTGAAGTCGAGCGTCGTCGTCGACTCCGCCGTGCACCCGGTCAAGGAGGGCGGGACGGCGGACATCAGGATCTCCGTCGCCACGACCGGATCCCTCCCCATCGAGGAGCCCGTCACCGTCGCGTACACCACCCAGGGCGGCAGTGCCGGATCCGGCGAGGACTACACCCCGGTCACCGGCACCCACACCTTCCCCGCCGGGACCGCCTCCGGCACCACGCACACCGTCTCCGTGGCCACGACGAAGGACAAGGGGGCGGAGTCCGCCGAGACGGTCCCGCTGGAACTCACCGTCACCGGCGCCAAGGCGCCCAAGGAGAACCCCCAGGTCGTCATCGACGCCCACGGGCTGCCCTACCAGAACGCGAAGCTCCCGGTGAAGAAGCGCGTCGCCGACCTGCTGGCGCGGATGTCCCCGGCCGAGAAGGCCGGCCAGATGACCCAGGCCGAGCGCAACGCGCTGAAATCGCAGGGCGACATCGCCGCGTACGACCTCGGCTCGCTGCTCTCCGGCGGCGGTTCCGTGCCCACTCCGAACACGCCCGAGGCCTGGGCGAAGATGACCGACGCCTACCAGCTGCGCGCGCAGGCCACCCGCTTCCAGATCCCGCTGATCTACGGCGTGGACGCGGTGCACGGCCACAACAACGTGATCGGCTCGACGATCATGCCGCACAACATCGGCATCGGCGCGGGCCGTGACCCGAAGCTCGCGGAGAAGACGGGCGCCGTCACCGCGAGCGAGGTCCGCGCCACGGGCATCCCGTGGGACTTCGCCCCCTGCGTGTGCGTCACCCGCGACGAGCGCTGGGGCCGCTCCTACGAGGCGTACGGCGAGGACCCGGCCCTGGTCGAGGCCATGGAGACGGTCATCACCGGCATGCAGGGCAGCGCGTCGGGCAAGGACCTCGCCCGTAACGACAAGGTGCTGGCCAGCGCCAAGCACTTCGTCGGCGACGGCGGCACGGAGTTCGGCTCCTCCACCACCGGCTCGTACACCATCGACCAGGGCGTCACGAAGGTCACCCGCGAGGAACTCGAAGCGGTCCACCTCTCGCCGTTCGCCGAGTCCGTGAAGCGCGGCGTGGGCACGGTCATGCCGTCGTACTCCTCGCTGGACGTCATCGGCGACGACGCCGGTCCCGTGAAGATGCACGCCCACGCGGAGATGATCAACGGCGTGCTCAAGGACCGGATGGGCTTCGAGGGCTTCGTCATCAGCGACTGGCAGGCCATCGACCAGATCCCCGGTGACTACGCGAGCGACGTCCGCACCTCGGTCAACGCCGGGCTCGACATGATCATGGTCCCGACCGCGTACCAGGACTTCACGAAGACCCTCCAGGCGGAGGTCACCGCCGGGCGGATCGCGCAGGCCCGGATCGACGACGCGGTGTCCCGGATCCTCACCCAGAAGTTCCGCCTCGGCCTCTTCGAGAAGCCGTACGCCGACAAGTCGAACCTGGACGACGTCGGCTCCGCCGCGCACCGCGCGGTCGCCCGTGAGGCAGCCGCCAAGTCCCAGGTGCTCCTGAAGAACGACGGCTCGGTGCTGCCGCTCAAGCCGTCGCAGAAGGTCTACGTCGCAGGCTCCAACGCCGACGACCTCGGCAACCAGGCCGGCGGCTGGACCGTCAGCTGGCAGGGTGCCTCCGGTGCCACCACGACGGGCACGACGATCCTGGAGGGCATGGAGAAGAACACCTCGTCGGCCACCTTCTCCGAGGACGCCTCCGCCCCGACCGACGGGTACGACGTCGGAGTCGTCGTCGTCGGCGAGAAGCCGTACGCCGAGGGCATCGGAGACGTGGGCAACGGCCACGACCTGGAGCTCACCGACGCCGACAAGGCAGCGGTCGACACGGTCTGCGCCGCAATGAAGTGCGCCGTCCTCGTCGTCTCCGGCCGCCCCCAGTTCATAGGTGACCGGCTCGGTGACATCGACGCCCTGGTCGCCTCCTGGCTGCCGGGCACCGAGGGCGACGGCGTCGCCGACGTCCTCTACGGCAAGCGGGCCTTCACCGGGCAGCTCCCGGTGACCTGGCCGAAGTCCGAGTCGCAGCTGCCGGTCAACGTCGGCGACGCGGCGTACGACCCGCAGTTCCCGTACGGCTGGGGACTGACCACCCTGAAGAAGGCTCCGGCGGGCGGCGAGGCCACCCTCACCGCTCTCGCCGTCGCCGCCCAGCTCGCCGAGCGGGCCGGCCTCGGGAAGACCGAGGCGGGCAAGGCGATCGTGGACCGGGCGAGGCTGCTGGTCCAGCAGAGGACCGGCGGGAAGCTGACCGAAACGGTGTCCAAGCCGTTCGCCGAGGCCGACCATCTGCTGCTCACCGGCGATCTGACCGGAGCGGTGGCGAAGCTGCGCACGGCGTACCGCGCCGCGTAACAGCAGAAACGAAACCCGGGCGGGCGACGCATTTGTCGCCCGTTCGGGTTACTTTCGGAGTATGCGGAAGAGGCTGTTCGCTCCCCTTTGGGCCTGCCTGCTGCTGATACTTTCGGCGGCTGTGCTGGCGATGACCCCCGCTGCCCAGGCCGCCCCCTCCACGATCGACGACGCGGCGAGCGCCCTGCGCCAGGGCCCCGTGTACGTCGACCCCGCGGCGTCCGGTCAGCTCTCGGCGTCCCAGGAGGCCGCCCTGGAGAAGAAGATCATCGACGCGGACAAGCCGGTCTTCGTGGCCGTGCTGCCCGCGACATCCGAGTACCCGCCCGAGAACCTCCTGCAGAACCTGCGCACCGACACCGGCGTCACAGGCGTCTACGCCGTCCGCCTGGGCGACGGATTCGACGCCGGCGCCGACCCCCAGGTGATGCCGGTCCGGGCGGTCGAGAACCTCACGACCGCCGTGAAGGCACCCGGCGCGGACACCGACGCCGCGACCCAGCTCAACGCCTTCGTCGACCGGGCCGTCGACGACGCCAAGGGCAGCGCTCCGGCCTCCTGGTCCGGCGGCGGCACCGACGACGGCGCCGTGAACAGCGGCGTGCCGGTGACCGGTCTCGTCGTCCTCGGAGGGCTGGTCCTGCTGGGCGGAGGCACCGCGTTCGCGGTCGCCCGCCGCAACCGGATGCGCAAGGAGGAGGAGGAGCAGGCGGCCCTGGAGAAGCTCCGGGTCGTCGTGGACGAGGACATCACCGCGTACGGCGAGACCCTGGACCGGCTGGACTTCCATCCCGCCGAGAAGGGCGCCGACGACGCGATGCGCATCGACTACGAGCGCGCGCTCGACTCCTACGAGGACGCCAAGTCCCGCATGGGCAACGCGCACCATCCCTCCGACGTCCGCGGGGTCACCAAGGCCCTGGAGGACGGCCGCTTCTCCCTGGCCGTGCTGGAGGCCCGCCGTAAGCACCGGGCGCTCCCGGCACGCCGGCCGCCCTGCTTCTTCGACCCGCGCCACGGCCCCTCGGTCGCGGACGTCCTGTGGACGCCGTCCGGCGGCGCGGCCCGCGAGGTCCCGGTCTGCGGCGCCGACGAGGTCCGGCTGCGTGAGGGCGAGGACCCCATGAGCCGCACGGTCGACGTCGGCGACGGCCGCCGGCGCCCCTACTGGGAGGCGGGCCCGGCCTACGGCCCCTGGGCAGGCGGCTACTTCGGCGGCGGCCTGCTCCCCGGCCTGCTGGTCGGCACCATGCTCGGCTCGATGCTCTCCACCCCGGCCTACGCGTCGGAGTACGGCGGCGGTGACTTCGGCGGAGGCGGGGGAGGCGACTGGGGCGGCGGCGACGTCTCCGGCTCCGACTTCGACTCCTCCGGTTTCGGCGGCGGCGGCTTCGGTGACGGCGGCGGCTTCGGAGGCGGCGGCGGCTTCGACGGGGGTGGGTTCTAGCGCGCCTTCGCCGCTCCGGGCCTCTTCGCCGGCTGCTCCTCCCACGTCTCCGGGGCCCACACGCCCGAGCGCTTCAGTGACGCGGGGCAGTGCAGGTAGATCTCGTCGATGTCCACGACCAGCGCGAGGTCGGGACGGCGCCCCTTGACCTTCATCTCGTCGAAGACCGGAGCATCCGTGAGGATGCGGGCCCGGCCGTTGATCCGCAGGACCGTCATCACGCCCGGTATCAGGTACAGCAGGCCCACGTGCGGGTTCGACAGGATGTTGTGGAAGCTGTCGCCGCGCCGGTTGCCCGGCAGGTCGGGCAGCACGAGGGTGCGCCGGTCCAGGACCCGGGTGAAGCCGGGTTCCCCGCCGCGCGGCGAGGTGTCGCAGTTGCCGTCGGCGTCGGAGGTGGACACGGCGCAGAACGGCGCGCGGGCCAGCAGGCCGAGGTCGTCCTCGGTGAGCTCGTCGTGGACCTTGTCGATGACGATCGGCCACGGTTCGCCCAGGATCTCGCGCAGCTGCTCGGCCGACTCGAGGGGCACGGCTCCGGCCAGGGGGTCCGCGGCGTCGACGGGGGCAGCCGTGACGGCCGCGGGCGCGGCGTTCGACAAGGGGTACTCCGAACCTCGTGGGGGCGCAGCAGCGGATCGCTGACCTGGCACTGTTAGGC includes:
- a CDS encoding glycoside hydrolase family 3 N-terminal domain-containing protein, which produces MSRTPHVRARHRARPATAALAAATVLASLLAGAVPSAAAAEDPAPVLVDRFEGEVPFGNPPADSLFTWGGDTDDHPALKLEERADAPEGGKVLQGTYDISAWGGLSHEFAVDQPPKDWTAHKGIRFWWYGQNTAPLPPGSGKRINFEIKDGGANGGASELWTTSFTDDWEGWHQVEIPFADFVYRADYQPVGGIDQILGLNEMWGYALTLPTGAPGSFAMDAVELYGKAEPALKSSVVVDSAVHPVKEGGTADIRISVATTGSLPIEEPVTVAYTTQGGSAGSGEDYTPVTGTHTFPAGTASGTTHTVSVATTKDKGAESAETVPLELTVTGAKAPKENPQVVIDAHGLPYQNAKLPVKKRVADLLARMSPAEKAGQMTQAERNALKSQGDIAAYDLGSLLSGGGSVPTPNTPEAWAKMTDAYQLRAQATRFQIPLIYGVDAVHGHNNVIGSTIMPHNIGIGAGRDPKLAEKTGAVTASEVRATGIPWDFAPCVCVTRDERWGRSYEAYGEDPALVEAMETVITGMQGSASGKDLARNDKVLASAKHFVGDGGTEFGSSTTGSYTIDQGVTKVTREELEAVHLSPFAESVKRGVGTVMPSYSSLDVIGDDAGPVKMHAHAEMINGVLKDRMGFEGFVISDWQAIDQIPGDYASDVRTSVNAGLDMIMVPTAYQDFTKTLQAEVTAGRIAQARIDDAVSRILTQKFRLGLFEKPYADKSNLDDVGSAAHRAVAREAAAKSQVLLKNDGSVLPLKPSQKVYVAGSNADDLGNQAGGWTVSWQGASGATTTGTTILEGMEKNTSSATFSEDASAPTDGYDVGVVVVGEKPYAEGIGDVGNGHDLELTDADKAAVDTVCAAMKCAVLVVSGRPQFIGDRLGDIDALVASWLPGTEGDGVADVLYGKRAFTGQLPVTWPKSESQLPVNVGDAAYDPQFPYGWGLTTLKKAPAGGEATLTALAVAAQLAERAGLGKTEAGKAIVDRARLLVQQRTGGKLTETVSKPFAEADHLLLTGDLTGAVAKLRTAYRAA
- a CDS encoding MSMEG_1061 family FMN-dependent PPOX-type flavoprotein, which encodes MSNAAPAAVTAAPVDAADPLAGAVPLESAEQLREILGEPWPIVIDKVHDELTEDDLGLLARAPFCAVSTSDADGNCDTSPRGGEPGFTRVLDRRTLVLPDLPGNRRGDSFHNILSNPHVGLLYLIPGVMTVLRINGRARILTDAPVFDEMKVKGRRPDLALVVDIDEIYLHCPASLKRSGVWAPETWEEQPAKRPGAAKAR
- a CDS encoding GH1 family beta-glucosidase, translated to MNLVTPRSSLQPAAVQGLPADFRWGVATSSYQIEGAASEDGRTPSIWDTFCRVPGAVHNAEHGDVACDHYHRMPEDVELIAGLGVDTYRFSLAWPRIQPGGRGPANAKGLDFYKRLVDELQGRGVTPWITLYHWDLPQELEDAGGWPARDTALRFAEYAMLAYEALGDRVEHWTTLNEPWCSAMLGYAYGAHAPGRTDMGDAMGAVHHLLLGHGLAARQMREAAGDNPLELGITLNLGTATPETDSEADLEACRRADGMGTRLYLDPIVHGRYPQDIVDDLAAQGVELPVQEGDLAAIATPLDVLGVNFYRGALFSGVTEDGSPTDAEGLPVVRGVERDLPRTAMDWEITPTELTALLLRLQHDYALPTVITENGAAFDDTVAADGSVPDADRTAYLADHIAAVSEARRQGADVRGYFAWSLMDNFEWAYGYDKRFGIVRVDYDTQLRTLKDSAKWYRDTIRLTRNASTDRPVA
- a CDS encoding ABC transporter ATP-binding protein, encoding MTAEPILTISGLNVDYGTGTSGVRALRDIDLTLHRGEVLGLAGESGSGKSTLAYAVTRLLSPPGVITGGDVHYHRPGGEAVDILALSPDELRAFRWQELSIVFQGAMNSLNPVHTVHSQLTDVLTAHRPGMKAAERTARAEELLNLVGISADRLAAYPHQLSGGMRQRVMIAMALALEPEIVIMDEPTTALDVVMQRQILRKLVELRERLSFSVVFITHDISLLIEFSDRIAIMYGGRIVEQAGAAEIYRDPRHPYSEGLLHSFPALHGPRRELTGIPGSPPHLSAMPAGCAFHPRCGKAFEPCRERVPVLAAPDAAQDREVACWLHH
- a CDS encoding ABC transporter permease, yielding MAVTSTDVVVTDTAPAASRARFRFLRGGKTRTGLLILAFFVILAVAGPWLAPYDPDAMSDQLLQPPSADHWFGTTQTGQDVLSQILVGTRGVLLVGFLAGILATALSVLIGVSAGFLGGAADEILSMLSNIFLVIPGLPLIIIIASFVEDTGDMLIAAVIALTSWAWGARVLRAQTLSLRRRDYVEAARATGESTWRIILFEVMPNLTAVIASGFVGTVIFAVLSEITLAFIGVADISHWNWGTVLFWAQSNQALAQGAWWWFVPAGLCIALLGTALSLINFGIDEFVNPRLRTATGASRKVRMRVGFTPVARTAAPAEPGFTPVARAGATPSPGEPVPPGTPESPGTPSKEHSA
- a CDS encoding ABC transporter permease, coding for MKYILQRLAFYAVTAWAAITINFLIPRLMPGDPVEALMSRYQGQLDTSAIASLKALFGLDEDQSVWSQYTDYWSHLLDGDLGLSFTFFPTPVGEVIAQSLPWTLALVGITTLISFLLGTGIGVYSGWRRGSWLDGLLPVTTFISAIPYFWLGLIAIAVFAVKWQVFPAAGGYDNSLVPAFDWPFISSALYHGVLPGVTIVLSAIAGWILGMRNMMVTVSSEDYVMVAQAKGLSERRVMFSYAARNAVLPNISGFALSLGFIVGGTLLVEMVFSYPGIGFQLFQAVGAKDYPLMQGVFLIITLSVLAANLLADMAYALLDPRTRKEA
- a CDS encoding ABC transporter ATP-binding protein, with product MTTEQSAPVRTENDVVLEARGVTKHFPVRRTAGDLLARRHRTVHAVDDVSLKLRRGTVTALVGESGSGKSTVARLLAQLYPLTSGEIHLGGTAVKAGRGRSFRTYVKQVQLIFQDPFASLNPVHTVRYHLTRALKIHGRAGSGDADLEKNLAALLERVQLTPPHQFLDKFPHELSGGQRQRVAIARALGADPQVLLADEPVSMLDVSIRLGVLNLLRDLKERLHLAILYITHDIASARYFADTTLVMYAGRIVEGGDSETVTQHPAHPYTQLLIASAPDPDRVADEEAQEETGSGEPPSLIAPPDGCRFHPRCPKAMERCRTELPPRFDLADGQWAACWLYDGTTAEGAAK